The following nucleotide sequence is from Plasmodium sp. gorilla clade G2 genome assembly, chromosome: 11.
ttttcttatataaagTTCGGATGCTGCATATGCTTGTAATACATCTCTTggtaaattataaaaaatataaaacaaagtCTCTGTttgtaattttaataataatgataatcgTATTTGAAATTGTGTATTTAAATAGGATATAGGTTTGATAaaatcttcttcattttctataGGGTTTTCAGAGAATGGTGAAGAAACAGATGTACAAATATAATTAGGTGAATTCAAATTTAATCCTAATGTTGTTAAATCAGAACCTATAgctaatatatttaaattagggtctgtcatttttataactttTAATATACCTAAAAGTCCATAATTCTTGCGGTTATAACTTTTTGATCTTTCTGTtgtttcatataatatttcttctaAGGAAAGGTTTTCTtcctcttcttcttcttcacaAGATAgaatcttattattttttaaaatatcattactttttaatttttcattactttttaatttttcatcacTTTGTAATTTTACAtcactttttaatttttcatcactttttaatttttcattttgctCGTCAACACTTATACATACATTTATGTCATACACaatatcatcattaataATATCCTTCTTgtcattatcattttttttttcctcctTTGAAAATTtactatttaatttttttgaaaatgtGTCATTAATTTTCGTCACGTCTTCATTGatcaacatatttttttcatcagaTACATGATGATCATTCTCTTGTATGTCAcagttgttattatttattttattaatatattccttATCTTTAGagttcatatttattttcttatcagaaatttgtatatttttttgtataattattttttcttcattatggTCATTAcatagaatatttttttcttcatcaatATGTTCTGTATTTATAAGATGTATATCACTATAGGTAGTATcctgttcatatatatttttattaatatttaatatatcttcctttttattttcttctgatataaaattaatattatttttattatcattaaatatatctatatgattacctttatttatattttctaacaTTTCATCGTCATTATTTTgatgttctttttttatattctcctCATGTTTTTTATCAGAAGAAtctatagatatattttcttttttatcagaagaatatatacacattttttcttttttatcagAAGAAtctatagatatattttcttttttatcagAAGAAtctatagatatattttcttttttatcatcggtatgtttttttttttctatatctgAAATAAGTTCAGAATAATCTACATGTTGTTCATCTTCTCTAAAAAAACTCTTAACAGATTTATTGTTATCATGGAAATGATCAGAAATATTATGTGTACTatcatcttttttaatacatttctCATATGTAGATGTTATATTAAcgttttcttcttcatttgaatttaaatttatattattattttccatagttttttttttatttttttttttaaatggaaCAGACAATTGcttaatattcattttttttttttttatatatttttttaaaatattttaatatttttatggtcaatttttttttttatataatttgaaattttttttttttttttttataaattttgtttattttattgaacttgtttttttatttgtattattttatttataatccAACCGATAATATTacaaacatacatatatattatgtatatatatatatatgtatatgtgcataaatatatatatatatatatatatttatatattatatataatgccgtacttttttcttttctatcTTTTTCAAATGTacgtttttattataaatttattttcatatagaaaaaaaaataaaaaaaatacatatatgtatatatatatatgacatataTGTGTGAATAAAGaggtatataaaatatacatgttaaaaaagatttattttattaaatatatatatatatatatatatatatatatatatattttatatatgtgaatcTTTTTACGCATaggttatataaatttattttaatagtttattataaaaatgtatatagaCTTGTTGAATTGTATTCTATACATTATGATTTAAAggtattattaaatgatactTGTAAAAGAGAaggatatttttttatgtaaatataaaataattataatatatatgttatatataagtattataatatatatatatattacatatatttttatatatttaagaatttatttattttttaattttttctctaAAAAAATACTTATTCATGTTaacatattcatttttaagttaaaagaaaaaaaatgaaaaaggaatgtgtaataaaatgaatcatGTATATGGTTACAACATTTATGGTCTATACAAAACAaccgaaaaaaaaaaaaaaaaaaaaaaaaaaagaagagcTCACAgattaaacatataaaatatatatatatatatatatatatatttttatgtgtttttgtatttatcattattgtcTACTAAtctgtattttattttattttattttattttttcatatactgtatttattttattttccttaGTATATTATGTATGCACATATAatgctttaaaaaaaaaaaaaaagaaattatattgtggtatttttgtttaattaagtatattataatcatattagaataaaattatatttatattataaaaatattatatttatataataattatattatatttatataatatatataatattatatatttatatatatttgaataatattatatttcttgccatatttatattatatttatattataattatattatttaggtgataaaaaaaaaaatggaaaaaaaaaaaaaaaatttataaatactaAAGGATTTTGTTTTATGGTTTCCTTTTTGGTTGGCTTTATTCGACAATTGAATAATGAGCCATGTAATTAAAGAAGTcacaacaaaataaaaaaatataaaataaataaataaaaatatatatatatatatttgaatgttatttatgtgtatttttatattagatATGTAAGAAAACAAGGTTATAATAattgaattaatatatatatatatatattaatatatatatatatatatattaatatatatatatatttatttatttaacaatttttatattatcctttttcttttgtgTGATCGAATGAATGgagataaatattttaatttatatattttttttttttgtgtgggAAAGATGTGTAAGGGGGTCTGTTAATTTTACAGGCTttgatacaaaaaatatgaaaggTAAATACTTAGAATTTGAAGGGAAgtataaaaaggaatatatagatagCTTATTTTTAGAagaattaagaaaaaataattatatcaaTAACAATGTTATAGCATTAAGTACATCAAgacattattttaattacaGACATACAACTAATTTATTGATTGCATATAAATATCTTAAAAATTTTGGTGATACAATGGataagaatattttattaatgatTCCATTCGATCAAGCTTGTGATTGTAGGAATATAAGAGAAGGTAATATCTTTCGagaatatgaattatttcCTAGTATTGAAAACAAAGAATCTATGAAAGAaagtataaatttatatgacaatttaaatattgattataaaaataataatgtaagaGATGAACAGATTAGAAGAGTACTCCGACATAGATATGATGCTTTTACacctaaaaaaaatagattatatagttatgataataatgagaaaaatttatttatttatatgactGGACATGGAGGTgtgaattttttaaaaattcaagaatttaatataattagtTCTTctgaatttaatatatatatacaagaattacttataaaaaatctttataaatatatatttgttattgtTGATACATGTCAAGGATATAGCTTTTATGATGATATTCtaaattttgtaaataaaaaaaaaattaataatatcttctttttatcatcttctaaaagaaatgaaaatagTTATAGCTTATTCTCTAGCAGTTATTTAAGTGTTTCAACTGTTGACCGATTTACATATCATTTCTTTAATTATCTTGAACaaatacataaattatatgaaaaagagCCATACAAAAATGTAAAagctttttcattatataacattttaaattatttaaaaacacaatatattatatcagaACCTACTACTAATAATTCTAAATTTAATTCTTCCATTTTTTtacatgataaaaatattctctTCTTCAATTCTGATTTATTagttataaataaagatcATATTTCTATAAATCAAGATAAACAAACATACAATGACAAATACATATGTTTAGGTAATTTATCTGCATGTggtcatataaaaaataatgtatataaaaaaatgcaAACTCTATATGAGCaaacattatattataataatcaagAGAAATTCTTTTCTAATGATATGTCTTATTTTAcagattattttttttttacatataatatatttaatatgtattctttttttatattattgctttctttatttttcatcATGTCTTCTCTtcttacatattatattgtttttgtAACAGAAAAAgtgtaaaataatataatgccctattcaataaaatatttttattctttcatttgttgtatatcattttattatactttttataaaaacgtacaaatatatatatatatatatatatatatatatatatatttatttatatatttatattcaacTTTTTAGCgatttaaaattttcttttttttttgtttttttccttttctatAAATTAGGAAAAACCTTCAAAGTTTAAAAATGCAAAATATACAAAGAgcttataaaaatgtaaatataaggGTGTAGTCCTACATACAAGATATAACATttgtaaagataaaaattaaaaaataaaaataaatacatatatatgtatacataaagaataaaatttaatatttttaaaataattatatatacataatttacACAGTTGTAAATTTtggtatttaaaaaaaaaaaaaaaatgaacttaattttaaaaagaaattaattttgataaaaaaatctTTCTTTCTCTCTCTctttatacacatatatatatatatatatatatatataatatatcttatttaagagaataatatattataaggttgtctatttataatattaagataatgataaatattttaatatgtcTCCGTTTTTAGGTAATTTGAGACCATTCATAAATGAAAAAGCAGCCTGTAATAACTCTTGTTGTGgattattttgaatattattattttgtttccCTTTATCGATCTGCAAGTTATAAAGTTGATATGTAGCAAAGATTACAGCTACGAAcgtgtatataaaataaaacattttaattCTTTGCATAtgtttatcttttatttttttatacagaTTTATTAAACTCATTCTGATACAAAGGATAAAAtgtaaaatgtaaaaatataatagtaatactaataaatggaaaaagaaatagaaaGAAAAGAAGGATTTTATTAGGagctatacatatattaaatgttttatatatgatgtataattttatgcttttaaaatttatgaaAAGACTTAATTATGAATGTTTTAGAATAATGAAAAttgctttatttttttttttaatttttattaatgaattatgataacatatatattttatatatcttattaggtaaataaataaataaataaatatatatatatataatataatgtatttatCATTCCTGtactattttattttattattattttttagttatgtgtgtgtgtgtgcATAAttagctttttttttttttttttttttttttctctcttttTTTCCTGACATGttaaggtaaaaaaaaaaaaaaaaaaaaatacaatataaaacgataataaataaatattttattatttttgttgtaCAGTATACTGTATGATTAACATATAATgggatgatatatatataataatatagtggggaataaggaaaatatacatatatatatatatatatatatatatatatatttttcgttaagtacatatatttttgttataacTTATATTATTCCGTATGgtcattaataaaaaaaatacacgaTATAAATACGCATATACATTTGTAAAAAATAGTATTATTAAAGAAAGTTGAGGATTTCTATTAATACTATTATTACATAATCATTAACACggtcaatatatatatatatatatatatatatatatatattcatacatataatacatttatatgtataatatttttatatatgtgtgttgAAAAGACCATTTCATTATTCTTCCATTTTACAACAGAAGGTATATTATTCGTGCACCATATgcaactatatatatataaaacatataacttttgatatatatattttttcacatatatataaatgtatttatatataacctCCATAATATTGCGAATAcaacaattttttatttatatttaaataaataatatatatatatataataatatttaattgtattgaattaaaataagttaaatttttcttttctgttatcattttattttattttattttattttatttttatttatttatttattttttttttttttgtttgtttctAAAAACAAAGCAACAATATGAaacatatatgaataatttaattttgtgGTATATTCAACTGATAGGCATGTTTACATAGCGCACAAGCAATGcaacttttattatataaatataaatacgcataaaatatatatatatgtatataattatgttgtATGTATTCTTcaatatttgaaaataagaaaaacaaaaaaagacAGTCactttttgtaatatattaccATGGGTGTTTATATTTGAGATGTAaagatttaaaatattaggaatatgaaaataaagtcacacatacatatatatatatatatatatatatatatatatatatataatggaaTGAAATTTTTGAAGTTTCTTCTccatatacacacatattaaatatataaaaaatatattataatatatatgtatgtatatttttttatttttcacttttatatttttttcataaaaatcttttaaatatttcttgacataaattatattaatataaatatatgtatacatttatatgtttcGTTCTATGAATTGGTCATTGTGATTGtgtttctgttttttttttttttttttttgcatatattccgtattataatatttaattaatatatatattgatccAAAAGTTGATATACATCttatacacaaaaaaaaaaattaatcactaattataataataataaatgggaatgtaaaaaaattaaaaatatattattaaaaatataaaaaaataatttagttaaataaaaaaaaaaaaaaatgaatattagaCATGTGAATGGGTGTTCATATTTCGAGAGGAAGCATGATGAATCATGTAAAGATGAGATAAAGAAAGTAAtggataatttaatatatgaaagacaaaaaaattttgaagAGAATGATAATTATTGCTATAATTCTAGTATGAGTATATGCCCAAATgtatattgtaatatatatactgatttatataattggTTTGGTTTTAAGAATTGTCGAAATATAGATACTGAATCTTTGAATACTTGTTTTACTGATATAACAAATGGTGGTATTGGCTATTATGAAAAATTGATAGTGTTAGGTGGTCGTATATTAGAATTATATAGTgaattacatttttttaataaatataattatgagaagaatgaagaaatagtagatgatttaaaaaatatgaaatgtaTTAAAGAAGTagtatatcattatttatatgttcaaaaaagaaaaaaccgtgtgatatataaaaatagtttatatttatttggatactcatatttatatactcctttattttttaataataaaaattcaattataaaatatgtaaaagcTTGTATAGCATACGCAGTCAAATATAATGaatcaaatattttttcatggATGCCTTCTTTaattgaacatatatatcattctCAGAAATTAAAAGTATCACAaatagaagaagaaaatgaattaatacAAGATTTACAAGAATATTTCGGATACCAATTTGATTATATTTTGCCAAGAATAGCTGAATGTTTTagttatcataatatttatataagtaaTTCTCACTTAACAGGTTTGCAAATTATTCAGCTTTTTTCGAATGAGTACTTTTCTCTCTTAGCTGACGTAagttcaaaaatatatatatatatatatatatatatatatatgtgaacaaatatatacacacatatatattatatatatatatatgtatacatttatGTGCATATATTTGCATaatgtttcattttttccttAGGATATTGGAATTTGCAGGAAGGAAAAAGCTGTATGGGTTAAAGAAGAAACCGATGCATTTTTAAACTCCAAGTGTATAGAGATATTTAGTGGTTCTATGatatcaataaataaatatttgaatGAGAACAATGTAAAAATAGataagataaaaaatatttttgaaatgttattatcatcatgTTGGGTCCTAGGAAATGAGAAAAGAAATAGAATATGGGTGAGTGCCTTAATTCAAAGATTAAGACAAATACAATTATTAACACAAATAACAACAATAGAAAAATGgtgttataatataaaaaaatataatgatataaatataagtaattttgtaaaagatatatatagctttaataatattaatggtaATATTCTTTCTCCATttcaattaaataatataaatacttaTATCCCACCAAAAGAAACTACATTGAAAACATTACCATATTATACAACAGCtgttcataaatataaagaaaaagatagtgataaagaaaaacaaaatgttaataaaatgaatgaatGGAATTTCTATAGTatcttaaataatatatctaataatatttataagcaTTTTGTTCCTAGAAATCAAAATAACAGAAAATCATCCAACctaaagaaaattatttatacaaaCAATGAAACAATACAACAAGgtgataaaataataaattataaatatataaatataaatatatatatatatatatatttatttatttacatttaagttttttttttttttttttttttttttttttttttttttttttttttctttaaataattacataTCATCATCttatcatttgtatattttgaatTATGTAGATATTAAAGAATTAAACGCAAAGGCTCAAGCTCAGCCCTACGATGACACTTATATGTCCTCATCAGTAGAATCAGAGGATATGATGAATGAGGAGGAATATGAAAAGTATGATTTAATTAATCATGtgcaaaagaaaaaaaatggaataccTGTCaaaataagatatattaGGGATACCCTCGATGATGAAAATTCAAAATATGTAATTGAAATACCGAAAAAGGATTTGAAGGGACacgaaaataaaaatcacaTCAAAGCAGGtacaaaaatttaaatatataaatatatatatacatatatgtatatttatatatatatatatatatatatatatatatatttttatttatattatttatttttttttagttctTTGGGGGAATAGTAAAAAGGGATTAGAAATAAAATTGCCAGGAACAAACAATTTTGTTCCACAAATGAAGATAAAATGagatatgtttttttttttcttataactgattattcatttaaaaaaaaaaaataataatttgtttattatcttttttacaacatacatattatacatatatatatatatatatataataaacatattatctgatgatcaaaatttttttctgtatttttttacaaaactttatataattgaaaatatttataaaatatgcatatatatagatttatttattccattctaaaataaaaatacaatgaagaaaaaataagagCTAGAATACAAAATTTAGATATAATAACCTAATcttacacatatattattatttataaaatatatgttttttttaataaaaaataaaattacaatataaaaaaaaaaaaaaaaaaaaaaaaaaaaaaaaaaaaaaaaaattacttcacctatttgttcatataactatttaaatatgaaaatattaatgtaaCATATTTtcagataaaaaaaaaaaaaaaaaaaaaaaattattatacaattatatattatattcttttattgttattataattaatatataacatatatatattgaaaaaattatacgccagttattaaaaaaaaaaaaaaaaaaaggggataggtaaatatatatacatatataaataaaattaatcatatatacatatatatatatatttatatatatatatatatttatatatataatatcatcatatatattattatatatattattatattattattagtataATTACCCacagaaataaaaataaataaatattatatatatatatattaatgcataggtcatatatatatatatatatatatatatatatatataatagtagtatatatcataattttaatatatataaaaatatatttatatcgaTGTACTTATTAATATCATCTGTTTTGGAtaattgaagaaaaaaaaaaaaaaaaaaaaaaaaaattacataaaataattaagtacataaatatataataataataataataatataggaaaaagaaagaatattTAGTACTATTGAAAGAGAAAAAAGGAGAAAGATTAGGaagtatttttattataatattaaatataaacagataattatatatatatatatatatatatatatatatatatgtataattatttgtatatttattttttatattaatataatagaaatattatatatatatattatattatatcatatcatATTACATTTTGTGAAAAAAGATGGATAGAttaatatcaaataataaattaaaattaagtGTTGTA
It contains:
- a CDS encoding CCR4-NOT transcription complex subunit 2, putative; translation: MENNNINLNSNEEENVNITSTYEKCIKKDDSTHNISDHFHDNNKSVKSFFREDEQHVDYSELISDIEKKKHTDDKKENISIDSSDKKENISIDSSDKKEKMCIYSSDKKENISIDSSDKKHEENIKKEHQNNDDEMLENINKGNHIDIFNDNKNNINFISEENKKEDILNINKNIYEQDTTYSDIHLINTEHIDEEKNILCNDHNEEKIIIQKNIQISDKKINMNSKDKEYINKINNNNCDIQENDHHVSDEKNMLINEDVTKINDTFSKKLNSKFSKEEKKNDNDKKDIINDDIVYDINVCISVDEQNEKLKSDEKLKSDVKLQSDEKLKSNEKLKSNDILKNNKILSCEEEEEEENLSLEEILYETTERSKSYNRKNYGLLGILKVIKMTDPNLNILAIGSDLTTLGLNLNSPNYICTSVSSPFSENPIENEEDFIKPISYLNTQFQIRLSLLLKLQTETLFYIFYNLPRDVLQAYAASELYIRKWIYHIIYKKWFTPKNSTNNMNLEKCDSWIYFDPITWSKKTYDNYLNIKDDIMNVEDVTKCIEQIIKLQSYYNIHQQNH
- a CDS encoding GPI-anchor transamidase — translated: MEINILIYIFFFFVWERCVRGSVNFTGFDTKNMKGKYLEFEGKYKKEYIDSLFLEELRKNNYINNNVIALSTSRHYFNYRHTTNLLIAYKYLKNFGDTMDKNILLMIPFDQACDCRNIREGNIFREYELFPSIENKESMKESINLYDNLNIDYKNNNVRDEQIRRVLRHRYDAFTPKKNRLYSYDNNEKNLFIYMTGHGGVNFLKIQEFNIISSSEFNIYIQELLIKNLYKYIFVIVDTCQGYSFYDDILNFVNKKKINNIFFLSSSKRNENSYSLFSSSYLSVSTVDRFTYHFFNYLEQIHKLYEKEPYKNVKAFSLYNILNYLKTQYIISEPTTNNSKFNSSIFLHDKNILFFNSDLLVINKDHISINQDKQTYNDKYICLGNLSACGHIKNNVYKKMQTLYEQTLYYNNQEKFFSNDMSYFTDYFFFTYNIFNMYSFFILLLSLFFIMSSLLTYYIVFVTEKV